TTACATAGCCTAATAGTTCAAACTCCTTTTCAAGCTGATGAAATCCTTCCCTTGCACCGCCCCTTTTTGCTCTGCATCTTCTTGGATCTCCCGGTGGAAATCCTCTGTCTTTGGTGAATATATTACAATAGTCAAGTTTCCGAATTTCCTCAACAGCCTTGTTAACATCAGATTCATCACCATTAATAATTGCACCATAACATGTTGATTTAATTGTGAGTGGAAATTCCATCATATGAAGCTTTCTTACAAGTTCTGTTTGACTTATATTTGCAGCAGGTCCTAAAATAATCATACGGGTAACTTTAGAGCTTTCTTCTTGCGACATAAACTGTGTCTCCTTCCTTGAATTTTTCAAGATTCTCTATTCCCTTAACAATTTTTCCTATTATATTGGTTCCTAAAAATGGTTCTCCTGTGGGTCCAAATTCATCGTTGTCTTCAAATCTCACTCCAACAACACCTATTTGTCTTCTTGACATATTGGTTATTCCTATCTCACCAGCTTTTACACAGCCTTTAGGCGGGTTTTCTGGTATAAGTCCTTTGGATTCCATTGGATTACCCTTGAACATCATTACTTTCATTCCTGGAAAAGCAAACATTACATCCAATGAACCAACAGGTGAATCTAGAAGTCCTGTTATTTTCTGGAAGTACCATGATGATTTAGGTGCTTTATCTGTAATATCAATGTATACTATCTTATCTTCAGGAACACCTACTGTTCTAACCTGATTTTTCTCTATTATTTCCATTGTAAATTGTGGTTGCTGTTCAACAATCACTGCATCATCATCATCTGATCCTTCCCTTATTTGTTCAATGCCCCGAGAGTCTAAAAATTCTTTTGCTTCCTTTTGAGTCATAGAAAGAGTCGTAACCCTCTTTGGAACCGTTTCAATAGTTATTTTATCATCTTTATTTGCAATATCTATGAGCTGTATTCCCTTTGTTATCTTACCCACAATTGTATGGTTTGGTGTTGAAACCCTATCTTCTCTGTACGCATATATACGACCTATACCTTTTCCTTTATTTCTTAAGGTAACTGTTCCCCTTTTTCTTTGATCTATATATTCTGCATCCTTACCAAGTCCCTGTAATCCATAAAATCCAATAAATGAATCAGATTCATAATCCACATGGAGTTCACCCTTTTCTGAAAGTGCAAAGAAATGTTCAACTGAACTTGGAGATTTTTTTGTTGGCTCAATCAGTACATAGGTGAATATTTCATTTCCATTTGTAATTTTGGTTTCAAGTTTAGTTATTGCAGCGCTTTGAACAATGCTTTTTCTTTCAACAACTGGTGTAACACTTTTAATATAATCTTCATCTGTAAGATTCATTATTGTTCTTTTTCCACCTACAACCCTTGCAAAAACACCTCTATTCTCTTTAGGAGCCCCGTAAACTCCTTTGTGTTTTTCCTTACTGAATATTATATGTGTTGCTTCAGCTGTAAATCCTGAAAGACTTAATATTACATCCCAATTCTGATATTTGTATTCTTCCCTTGATGGTGTGAGGTCAGTTGTGATTGGTCCTATTGCTACTTCGTTAGAAGTTGTCCATCGTATCCTTAGCTTTTCTAATTCACTGTAATGATGTTTCCATGTATCAAGCAGTATGTCTGGACAGTCTTTTAAAAGTTCGATTATTATGCTGCCCCTTGTTGTATTAAACCTATACTTATTAACATGTCTTTCAATCTCTTCTTGGCCTTTGATTACACCTAAAACACAACCCTCTTTATATGGTGCGCCAGAAGCATTCACCGCATCCTTTATTGTAGAACCATCTGGGAGTTCGATTTCCTCCCCATTGACCTTCACAAGCATAAGATCTCCTCTTTTAGGATTTTAATTAAGATCTCTCTTCTTTAATACCCATAATTATATCATAGTTAAAATCAAAAACAACTTTTTCTTGATTATCATGTCTCAAGTTAAGCTTTTTATCTTCC
This sequence is a window from Methanobacterium sp. SMA-27. Protein-coding genes within it:
- a CDS encoding methanogenesis marker 6 protein produces the protein MSQEESSKVTRMIILGPAANISQTELVRKLHMMEFPLTIKSTCYGAIINGDESDVNKAVEEIRKLDYCNIFTKDRGFPPGDPRRCRAKRGGAREGFHQLEKEFELLGYVSEALEHPKKVSLKKPGKISVDTFKKIAEESEK
- a CDS encoding methanogenesis marker 3 protein, yielding MLVKVNGEEIELPDGSTIKDAVNASGAPYKEGCVLGVIKGQEEIERHVNKYRFNTTRGSIIIELLKDCPDILLDTWKHHYSELEKLRIRWTTSNEVAIGPITTDLTPSREEYKYQNWDVILSLSGFTAEATHIIFSKEKHKGVYGAPKENRGVFARVVGGKRTIMNLTDEDYIKSVTPVVERKSIVQSAAITKLETKITNGNEIFTYVLIEPTKKSPSSVEHFFALSEKGELHVDYESDSFIGFYGLQGLGKDAEYIDQRKRGTVTLRNKGKGIGRIYAYREDRVSTPNHTIVGKITKGIQLIDIANKDDKITIETVPKRVTTLSMTQKEAKEFLDSRGIEQIREGSDDDDAVIVEQQPQFTMEIIEKNQVRTVGVPEDKIVYIDITDKAPKSSWYFQKITGLLDSPVGSLDVMFAFPGMKVMMFKGNPMESKGLIPENPPKGCVKAGEIGITNMSRRQIGVVGVRFEDNDEFGPTGEPFLGTNIIGKIVKGIENLEKFKEGDTVYVARRKL